From a region of the Paenibacillus sp. FSL R10-2734 genome:
- a CDS encoding sugar ABC transporter permease codes for MMEIVLKNEPKRKKIRSYSLEKLEQRAGLLFATPALIGFLLFVLIPMICVFLLSIFKVDLMTNSFEFKSFTYYEKMIHDADFWKSVRNSLVYMVIYVPLTLAMGLGMALILNSKMRGRGIVRTFFIIPYITTYVATLVVWNVFLHPTEGPLNSLLMSLGINNPPQYMVDVDWALPILAIIGSWKDVGYHCILFLAALQSVSKDYYEASSIDGANGLKRFKHITFPLISPTSFFLLLITIIGSLQAFNQMALLTKGGPAFSTTTLTYHIYRSAFEYYNFSYASAVGMFLFLLTLVFILINWFAQKKWVFYQ; via the coding sequence ATGATGGAGATCGTATTGAAAAACGAACCCAAAAGGAAAAAAATAAGATCGTACTCATTGGAGAAATTAGAACAGCGAGCTGGCTTATTGTTTGCCACTCCGGCACTTATTGGTTTTTTATTGTTTGTGTTGATCCCCATGATTTGTGTTTTCTTGCTGAGTATTTTCAAGGTTGATTTGATGACTAATTCGTTCGAGTTCAAGTCATTTACCTACTATGAAAAAATGATCCACGACGCGGACTTTTGGAAAAGCGTCAGGAATAGCTTGGTCTATATGGTCATATATGTTCCTCTAACGTTAGCGATGGGTCTTGGAATGGCGCTCATCTTGAATAGTAAAATGCGGGGAAGAGGTATCGTTAGAACCTTCTTTATTATTCCCTACATCACTACGTACGTTGCAACACTTGTCGTATGGAACGTATTCCTTCACCCGACGGAAGGCCCGTTGAACAGCTTGCTCATGAGTTTGGGAATAAATAATCCCCCCCAGTACATGGTTGATGTAGATTGGGCGCTTCCCATTCTAGCCATTATTGGCTCATGGAAAGACGTAGGCTATCATTGCATATTGTTCTTGGCTGCTCTACAGTCCGTGTCGAAAGATTATTATGAGGCGTCTTCTATTGATGGAGCTAATGGGTTAAAAAGGTTTAAGCACATCACGTTTCCTCTTATTTCTCCAACCTCATTTTTTCTGTTATTAATTACGATTATCGGAAGTCTGCAAGCCTTCAATCAAATGGCGCTTCTGACTAAAGGCGGACCCGCCTTCAGCACGACCACGCTGACTTACCATATTTATCGTTCAGCGTTCGAATATTACAATTTCTCTTACGCCTCGGCAGTAGGCATGTTCTTATTCTTACTTACTTTGGTGTTTATATTAATCAATTGGTTTGCGCAGAAAAAGTGGGTTTTCTATCAATAA